In a genomic window of Piliocolobus tephrosceles isolate RC106 chromosome 1, ASM277652v3, whole genome shotgun sequence:
- the LOC111548669 gene encoding cytochrome P450 4B1 isoform X3 yields MLDKWEEKAQEGKSFDIFCDVGHMALDTLMKCIFGRGDTGLGHRDSSYYLAVSDLTLLTQQRLVSFYYHNDFIYWLTPHGRRFLRACQVAHDHTDQVIRERKAALQDEKVRKKTQNRRHLDFLDILLGVQDEDDSKLSDADLRAEVDTFMFEGHDTTTSGISWFLYCMALYPEHQHRCREEVREILGDQDSFQWDDLGKMTYLTMCIKESFRLYPPVPQVYRQLSKPVTFVDGRSLPAGSLISMHIYALHRNSAVWPDPEVFDPLRFSTENASKRHPFAFMPFSAGPRNCIGQQFAMTEMKVVTAMCLLHFEFSLDPSRLPIKMLQLVLRSKNGIHLHLKPLGPGSGK; encoded by the exons ATGCTG GACAAGTGGGAAGAGAAGGCTCAGGAGGGTAAGTCCTTTGACATCTTCTGCGATGTGGGCCACATGGCGCTGGACACACTCATGAAGTGCATCTTTGGAAGAGGAGACACCGGCCTGGGCCACAG GGACAGCAGCTACTACCTTGCAGTCAGCGATCTCACTCTGTTGACGCAGCAGCGCCTTGTGTCCTTCTACTACCATAATGACTTCATCTACTGGCTCACCCCACATGGCCGCCGCTTCCTGCGGGCCTGCCAGGTGGCCCATGACCATACAG ACCAGGTCATCAGGGAGCGGAAGGCAGCCCTTCAGGATGAGAAGGTGCGGAAGAAGACCCAGAACCGGAGGCACCTGGACTTCCTGGACATTCTCCTGGGTGTCCAG GATGAAGATGACAGCAAGCTGTCAGATGCAGACCTCCGGGCTGAAGTGGACACATTCATGTTTGAAGGCCATGACACCACCACCAGTGGTATCTCCTGGTTTCTCTACTGCATGGCCCTGTACCCTGAGCACCAGCATCGTTGTAGAGAGGAGGTCCGTGAGATCCTAGGGGACCAGGACTCCTTCCAGTG GGATGATCTGGGCAAAATGACTTATCTGACCATGTGCATCAAGGAGAGCTTCCGCCTCTACCCACCTGTGCCCCAGGTGTACCGCCAGCTCAGCAAGCCTGTCACCTTTGTGGATGGCCGGTCTCTACCTGCAG GAAGCCTGATCTCTATGCACATCTATGCCCTCCATAGGAACAGTGCTGTATGGCCCGACCCTGAG GTCTTTGACCCTCTGCGCTTTTCCACTGAGAATGCGTCCAAACGCCATCCCTTTGCCTTTATGCCCTTCTCTGCTGGGCCCAG GAACTGCATCGGGCAGCAGTTTGCCATGACTGAGATGAAGGTGGTTACAGCCATGTGCTTGCTCCACTTTGAGTTCTCTCTGGACCCCTCACGGCTGCCCATCAAGATGCTCCAGCTTGTCCTGCGCTCCAAGAATGGCATCCACCTCCACCTGAAGCCACTGGGCCCTGGGTCTGGGAAGTAG